CCGATCCGCAGGGAGCAGTAATTGCTACAAGTCCACCGAGAAGCCCGTTTGCACTCAGCGAGGGATCTGGCTTTCCGGTCTTCATCCAGGTAATGACCATGGTCACAACTGCACCGGCAGCACCTGCCAGGAAGGTGTTGACTATGACAAGGTTCATGTAAGCATCGTTCCCGCTGAGGGTACTTCCACCGTTGAACCCTATCCACCCGAGGGCAAGGATCAGAGTTCCCAGGAAAGCAAAAGTAAGGTTGTGACCCGGAATTGGGACAGCTTTTCCATCCCTGAATTTACCTATCCTGGCACCCACAAGGAGCACGCCTGCAAGAGCCGAATATCCTCCGATTGAGTGCACGACTCCAGAGCCTGCAAAGTCATGGCTTGCGACTCCTATTGCCCGCACAATAGGGCTGTCGGCTCCGCTAAGGAGGGCAAGGTCAGCTCCGCTCCATATCCAGTGACCATATACAGGGTAGATTACGGCTACCATCAGGATACAATATACAAGGTATGCCTTGAAATTAGTCCTTTCAGCCATTGCTCCCGAAACTATAGTAGCTCCGGTGGCTGCGAAAACCATCTGGAAGAACCAGCTATTCCAGAGCGCGTTGTCGGCACCTGCAAGGAAGAACTGGTTCGTTCCTATAAGTCCTGCTGCATCGGCTCCATACATTACACCCCAGCCCACAGCCCAGTAGACTAAGATACCGAGGATTACGGTCATGAAGTTTTTCATCAGGATGTTAGCTGTGTTTTTACTTCTCGTAAGCCCGGTTTCTACCAGAGAGAAACCAGCATGCATAAAGAATACCAGTCCACTTGCTACAAGCAGCCATACGAATGTAAGTGCAGTTTGCAATCCTTCAATTGCTTCTGCATTTTCCTCTACCGTTGCAGCAAGTGCCGGCGAGGACAGTGCTATAAGTAACATACAGATAATTATCAGGAATTTTCCTATTTTTTGTACATTTTTTAACATACTTTTCTTTTGCCTCCTTTTTTTCCATCGGCAACCGGTAAGTGCTTGTCGACTTTATTCTATTTATAAGTTTCGCTAAACTTTTATAATTTTCTTATTTTCTTCTCTGAAAACAAACTGCTGAACGCTCTATTTAAAAAATATTACATAGATATCTTCTTCTATAATATAATAATGTTTAGCTTTCAAAACCTGCAGGAGATTAAATGCCAGAACCTTTTATGGAACGTTTCAATTCCGGAATCAGGCAGCTGCAAACTTAAGCCGATCAGCTTCTTAGGGATCTGATCGGATTCTAATAGGCAGTTATGGAGCTTATATTCTTGAAGAGACCCTTAAAGTTCAGCCATTTTTTACTTCAGGCTAATTAAAAATAATTTTTAATTTCGGCTCTTATGAATGTATTTTTTACTTTTTCTTCTTTAACAGACCTGATTAAAAATTAATAGGAAGAGGACAATTTTTAAGTAATTATATTACTTTACTAAATACTGACAGTAATGAGTAATTGAATAACCGTTTATGAATCGGATTGACTGGGAATCTATTAGCGTTTATCAGCAGATTACAAACGCTTACTGACGAAACACAATGGCGAAACACATTGATATTATACAGCAATCAGTAAAACAATGTTCAAATTCTGGACAATAACGGAGCGGATATGGAGACTAAATCATTTGATCATAAGGTTGAAGAGTCTTTTAACTGCGAGTTGCCCGGTTCCAGTCGCTCGGACAATGATAGTGGAGGAAAAAATCTGCCCGGAGCTCCGGTAATTGAAGTTATCAATGTCAAAAAAAGTTATACTCTGGGAGATATGGAGGTCCCTATTCTTCGTGATATCAACCTGACAGTAAACGAAGGAGAATTTCTTGCTATAATGGGTCCTTCCGGGTCAGGAAAAAGCACACTTATGAACCTCATAGGTTTTCTTGACAGACCTACAGATGGGAAGATCATGATTAAAGGTCTTGATATCAGTGAACTGTCCGATAAGGAAGTTGCCAGGCTCAGAGGGCTTGAAATAGGTTTTATTTTCCAGACCTTTAACCTGATCCCAAGGCTTACTGCTCTTGAAAACGTTGAGCTGCCCACCTATGCCAATGCAAGAGAGGGCGTGGATACGCGCAAAAAGGCAAAAGAACTTCTTAACATGGTCGGACTTGCGGACCGCATGCACCATAAGCCAGGCGAACTTTCCGGAGGGCAATCTCAAAGAGTAGCTATTGCCAGAGCTCTTATCAATGACCCGGCAATCCTTCTTGCCGATGAGCCCACAGGAAACCTGGACTCCAGAACAGGCTGCGAAATCCTTGGAATGTTTACCAGGCTTAACAAGGATGGCAGGACTATTGTAATGATTACTCACGATCCTGAAATTGCGAAGTATGCTGATAGGATAGTGCTCGTAAAAGACGGGATAATCCAGAGCAATTGGAGTAAGTTAGAATAAACTCTGAATATTCGATACAATCAAAATAATAAATTGCTCAGAATACAATTCCGATATTTAGAATAATTCGGGACATTCAAAACAATTCTGAGTAAGAAAGCCCTTGATAAAAAGCCTTTGATAATTAAATCTTTTATCTGGCCAATTAGGATGAGTTAGAATGAAAGGACTGAAAACCTCAATTACTTTTGTTGTTACATTTCTGCTTTTAGTTTCATCTGTTTTTGCAGCACCTGCATCTGCGTCGACTGCAGGTGCTAACCTGAAAGTTACAATAATTGAAACAAACCCTTATCCTGCTAAAATAGGAGAGTATCTGGATCTTACAGTTCAGGTCGAAAATATCGGTAGAGACAGGGCAGAAAACGTTGATATTGAAATAGTTCCTGAGTACCCTTTTTCCCTTGATTCCCAGAAAAACGCCGTGCAGAATATCGGGTCCCTCGCTCCTGAAAAATTCGCATCCAAAGAGTTTCACCTTTTCGTGGATAAGAATGCTCAGAAGGGAGTCCGGTCAATTGACATTCGCACGCGGATTGATAAAAACAGCCCATGGAGTGAGAGAACTTTTGATTTAAGGATAGGTACTGAGACTTTTGACAGCAAAGGAACTGTCGAGCTTTTGGAAATTGTCTCATCTCCTGAAGTCTTTATGCCCGGAGACCGGGGTACAATCACAGTAACACTGAAAAATACCGCAACAACTCCTACTGTTACTATCGATGGAAAAGATTACGACACCAATGCAAGGGTCCAGGCCGCAGTTCTAAGAACACTTTCTGATGAAGTAATCGTCCTTGATGCTCCTTATGAAGAAATGGGACTTCTTGGTCCCGGGGACAGCATCAAACTGACATTCAACGTTATGGCTTCTGAAGATGCAACAGAGGGGACTCACAACCTTGAACTTGCACTTGAAGGCAATTCTTTTGATTATAACAGCCGGAAGAATATTCCCCTTAAAGTTGACTCCTCAAACATAAAAGTAATTCCTTCAAGTCTCCTCAAACTCGTAAACGGTGAAGCTACCCTCAAGTTTGATGTGGCAAACACTCATCCTAATGGTTTTAGCTCTGTTAGCATAAAGCCCGAAGCTGAAGGTGTAGACTTTTACCCGGCCGAATACTTCATCGGGCCTCTTGATCCTGATGAACTTTTCACAATAGAGTTTGATGCTGTAGCAGATTCGCCTTCGGAAAACAAAAGAGGGTCCTCGGAACCTGTAAATCTCAGCCTTTCTGCAAGTTACGGCAATGGCATTAACAAACACGAAAATCTGGTAACCAATCTCCGCATTCAGCAGGTTGAAGAAAACAAGGGAGGTAACTCAGGTCTGATCATAGCTGGCATCCTGCTTGCCGCCCTTGCTGCTGCCGGTATACTGATTTACAGAAAAAAACAGGGGAAAAACAAATAAGAAATATGAGAGAGCCTGCAGTTATCTTCTGAAATCACTGTTAAGAGACTGTGAAAATCCAGGCGTTCATAAACAGGCTTTCTCCTTTTAACAGTATTTTTAATTTCGATTTACTTTTTTAAACGGTTCATTGAAGAATTTCAATTTTCAGCTTCGGTTGATGAGTTTGCTTTTTTCGACTTTTTTCCTTTTGGAGACGAGCCTGTTTTTTTATTTTCATCTTCTCGGAGGGAGAAATTCTCCGATTTTGTTGGAATGGTAAAGGTAAATGTACTTCCCTTTCCTACCTCAGAGTTCACATAGATCTTCCCTCCGTGAAGGTCTACAAAGTTCCTTACAATAAATAACCCAAGGCCTGCTCCTCCATATCCACGGGCTGCAGAAGAATCTGCCTGTGTAAAAGGCATAAATATTTTCTCATGGCTTTCTTTTGAAAGCCCTATTCCGTTATCCGAAACCTTTACCTCGAGAACTCCTTCCTTTTTGCAAGCACTGATAACGACCTTTCCTCTCGCCGGAGTAAACTTTATGGCATTGCTGACAAGGTTATAAAGGATCTGTCTGAGTTTCGTAATGTCTGCCTGAACGGTTCCCACGGAGGGATCTATCTTCAGTTCGACTGTAATCTTCTTGACCGAAGCGGGAGAAAGGAGGCTCATTCTCACTTCTCCTATGAGGCTTGCAATATCTACATCCTCATATTTGAGGGTCTTTTCCCCGGCTTCAAGCCTCGATATGTCAAGCAGATTATTGATAATCTCAAGCAGGCTTTTCCCGCTTATCAGGATATTGTTGACATATTTTGATTGTTTTGTATTCATGGGCCCGAAAGCTCCTTCCAGCAGTAGATCCGAAAAGCCTATTACTGAATTGAGAGGGGTCCTGAGCTCGTGGCTCATATTCATTATAAAGCTGTTCTTTGCCCTGTTTGTAGCTTCAGCATCTTTTTTTGCTTTGAGAAGGGTCGTTTCAAGCTCTTTTTGCCCATTCAGGTTGCATGTGTACACCAGATATTCCCATTTGCCTTTTCTTTTAACGAGAATACCCTTTTCCTCAACCAGTTCAAGAAGTTTACTGCCTGATAGCTCTTCAAGGGGGAAAGTACAGAGGCATGTGAGTTTTCTTTTGCCGTCTTGGTTAATTTCTTTAAGACTTTTTTCTAACTTATCAAAGTCAGACTTGAGGGAACCTTCCATTCCAGTAATATCGAGATTTGTTCTTAAGCCGGAAAATCCTTCGGAAAAGGCTTTTTCATTCATCCCTCCAATGAGTTCTTTTATTGTTGACTCTGATAGAGGGGTGTTTTTTGAAAGTGCGCCGGCTGTAAGAATCTCCAGTTGAGATGAAGTTAGGAGATTTTCGAAATCCACTCCTGCTTTCTCAAGTTCATTTTTTACCCTTTCGGCTTCGAGTGCATCCGTGACATTCCAGAGACAGAACTCTCCCTGCTCAATTCCCTGCTTAAAATAAGCAACAAGTAACTCTGTAAGTTCTTCGATATTACTATATACGGCAGAGAGCTGGGGGCTCTGTGGAATGCTTGAAAAAAGTTCGAGATATTTATCAGTATTTTTTATCAGAATCTTTCCCCCTGCGTGTGTTTACAGTAAGCGCATCTTCAGCGCACAGTCCGGGTTTGAATGGGGCATGAAACAGAGGCTGCGGAGACATATGATAACTTCCGGCGCTTTAAATTGGTTTAAGGTATACTTGGAAATATTTCTAAACTTTCAGAATAATTTCTTATTTAAATCTTTTAGTTTCCTTTAACTTTTTAAGTTTCATAAATATGCTTATATTTCTATCATATTACATCAGCATATATAAGAAATGTGCTAATTTATAATGTTGTGAAGTTTGCCAATTTTTGATGCCTGTACCAAACAGAATGTCTGGAGAAATTTTTCCAATTTTTCTTATAGAGGCCTATTATATACTTATCAATAAATATCTACTTGGGTCCTCTGAATAATTAATATTGAACTGTCTGAAGATACAGGTTCTTAATATTTTTTACGTCTGCTTGAAGCTTCATTTTCATTTAGTGTGGGAGGTTGTATGCTGAAGGTGCGGCAAGCTGTAGGTGTATCTCTAGGGAGTATAGCAAGCTCAAAACTTCGCTCAGGTGACAACCCTTGGTATTGTCATAGGGATTGCTGCAGTAGTTGCAAATGTCTCTCTTGTGGAGAGTTTCAATGTTTTTTTGAAGCGGAGATAAATGCCCAGGGCTCCAATTTTATTATTATTTACAGCCAGGAACCTAACCTTTTTTACTCCAATAAGCTTCAAATAATTGAAAAAATTCCTGGAATCAGTGCGGTTTTTCCCATAAAACAGCAACTTGGGGATGTGACCTATTTTTCCCAGAGTAAAAACATCGATATTGCAGGGGTAACAGGTGACTATGAAGATACCGCTAATATCGTTATGGAAAGCGGCAGTTTCATAAGCGACCAGGATGCTTTTTCCGCAGCCATCGGGTTTGAAGTTGCAAACGAAATTCTACAGGAATATTTCTGCCCGCAGTTCAATAGACATCACCCTGCTACTGGAGGGAGGCAGGACGGTAACCCAGGTTTTCAAGGTAGGGATTCTGGTTGCAGTCATTGTGGGAGTTACTGCAGGAGTTTATCCGACAAACAAAGCAGCAAAACTCGCTCCTGTGGACTCGCTGAGGCATGAGTGAAAGAGGGCTTAAAACTTAAATTATTATAATTCAGAAGTTCCTTCTCAGTATTTTTGTTTTTACCTTTTGCTTTTGTCTCGTTTCCAGGTAAGTGTTTTTTTTCTCGAATTTTTATGCTCTCACTCCAGTGGGCACTTGTATCCGGATCATTTGTATCTTTAATCCGATTGTATCTTATCCGGTTGAGTCTTAATTTATAATCGAACGAAAACCGGAATACTAATTACAGGTCTTGAGGATACTTATAAAAAAGTACATTTATCTATAAATTCTGCCGCAGGTTCGTGGAAGTTGCCTATAAATGGATCAAACTTTTGTTTATGTAATTTTGTGGAGGATGAAGAAGTGGAAGCCGGAG
The genomic region above belongs to Methanosarcina horonobensis HB-1 = JCM 15518 and contains:
- a CDS encoding ammonium transporter, encoding MLKNVQKIGKFLIIICMLLIALSSPALAATVEENAEAIEGLQTALTFVWLLVASGLVFFMHAGFSLVETGLTRSKNTANILMKNFMTVILGILVYWAVGWGVMYGADAAGLIGTNQFFLAGADNALWNSWFFQMVFAATGATIVSGAMAERTNFKAYLVYCILMVAVIYPVYGHWIWSGADLALLSGADSPIVRAIGVASHDFAGSGVVHSIGGYSALAGVLLVGARIGKFRDGKAVPIPGHNLTFAFLGTLILALGWIGFNGGSTLSGNDAYMNLVIVNTFLAGAAGAVVTMVITWMKTGKPDPSLSANGLLGGLVAITAPCGSVNNWAALLIGAVAGIIIYAGVMFNENKLKLDDPVGAIAVHGYCGSWGLISVGLFSIGIGNGILADASYAAAVPGLFYGGGISLLLIQLISVLCTIIWAFGISFIIFKILDAVIGLRVSEEEEIMGLDICEHGIRAYPEYLMREE
- a CDS encoding ABC transporter ATP-binding protein, translated to METKSFDHKVEESFNCELPGSSRSDNDSGGKNLPGAPVIEVINVKKSYTLGDMEVPILRDINLTVNEGEFLAIMGPSGSGKSTLMNLIGFLDRPTDGKIMIKGLDISELSDKEVARLRGLEIGFIFQTFNLIPRLTALENVELPTYANAREGVDTRKKAKELLNMVGLADRMHHKPGELSGGQSQRVAIARALINDPAILLADEPTGNLDSRTGCEILGMFTRLNKDGRTIVMITHDPEIAKYADRIVLVKDGIIQSNWSKLE
- a CDS encoding COG1361 S-layer family protein, giving the protein MKGLKTSITFVVTFLLLVSSVFAAPASASTAGANLKVTIIETNPYPAKIGEYLDLTVQVENIGRDRAENVDIEIVPEYPFSLDSQKNAVQNIGSLAPEKFASKEFHLFVDKNAQKGVRSIDIRTRIDKNSPWSERTFDLRIGTETFDSKGTVELLEIVSSPEVFMPGDRGTITVTLKNTATTPTVTIDGKDYDTNARVQAAVLRTLSDEVIVLDAPYEEMGLLGPGDSIKLTFNVMASEDATEGTHNLELALEGNSFDYNSRKNIPLKVDSSNIKVIPSSLLKLVNGEATLKFDVANTHPNGFSSVSIKPEAEGVDFYPAEYFIGPLDPDELFTIEFDAVADSPSENKRGSSEPVNLSLSASYGNGINKHENLVTNLRIQQVEENKGGNSGLIIAGILLAALAAAGILIYRKKQGKNK
- a CDS encoding ATP-binding protein, whose amino-acid sequence is MLIKNTDKYLELFSSIPQSPQLSAVYSNIEELTELLVAYFKQGIEQGEFCLWNVTDALEAERVKNELEKAGVDFENLLTSSQLEILTAGALSKNTPLSESTIKELIGGMNEKAFSEGFSGLRTNLDITGMEGSLKSDFDKLEKSLKEINQDGKRKLTCLCTFPLEELSGSKLLELVEEKGILVKRKGKWEYLVYTCNLNGQKELETTLLKAKKDAEATNRAKNSFIMNMSHELRTPLNSVIGFSDLLLEGAFGPMNTKQSKYVNNILISGKSLLEIINNLLDISRLEAGEKTLKYEDVDIASLIGEVRMSLLSPASVKKITVELKIDPSVGTVQADITKLRQILYNLVSNAIKFTPARGKVVISACKKEGVLEVKVSDNGIGLSKESHEKIFMPFTQADSSAARGYGGAGLGLFIVRNFVDLHGGKIYVNSEVGKGSTFTFTIPTKSENFSLREDENKKTGSSPKGKKSKKANSSTEAEN